The genomic DNA GAGCAGttgaggagcagagggcagatGATGCAGGATCAGGGAGCTGCAACTGATTCCCTGACAGCTCCTTCTGCACTGAATTGAGCTGTGACATGGGCAGACTTCAGCCCTACTATATTCTCCCTCTCTACCTAGACTCTTGTACGTTTGTCTCCTTCACTGTCCCCTAGTTCCATCGCTGGCTccactgccattgaagtcaatggaaagaatctCTATTAATGTCAATGGGTTTTGCTCAGGTCCTCACATGGCTCCCATCATAGCGGCGAAGCATCCTCCATGAGCAGCACTGGCTAGATATACAGAagtattcttccatcaacctagatGCATCTAATCAGGGGCTAGGTCGCCATACCTATGGCGCTTAGGGGTGAGAcatttttcacacccgagtgatGTAGTCATGTCGATCTACATTTTACGCGTAGAGCAGGCCTGAGACACCCAGCATGGTGTGGAAGACAGCTCTGTGCTGGGAATTGGCTGCGGTTTGGTCTGGCTGCTATTGCCAGGGGTCTGTAGTTACAGAGCACAGGACAGCCCCATGCACGACCTCAGGCCTCTAGGCTAACCAGCATTCGaaagctctggggttgggaaaTGCAGTCACTTCTCAGGTGGGCCCAGAGCCACTTGGATGATTGAACTGAGATAGACAAACTGACCTCAACCCCTTCCTTCTCACTCACCCACTTCTCGccttcctttctcctctccctATGTGCTCAGGCTCCCCCTCCTCACCTAGATTGGccatctgcctcttcccctctcacCTGGATTGCACCGCCTGCTCCTCAGAGGGGCTGCCGTTGGCTGGACTCGTCTCAGTAGGCAGCTGCGCACCTTTCACGGGTCTCTTGCGGCTCTTGGTCTGGCTTTGCTCTCTTTTCAGCTCGGAGTCACTGGATGGATGAGATGGACACAAGAACTGGTTACAGTCTGGGAGAGGAGGCTCTCTAATGGCAGGCGAAGCTAGACATGGGAAACAGAGGGAAAGCAACCCAGTGCGACCAAGGGAGAGGTATACAGACTAAAAGCATCTCTTCCAAGCCAGCGCTAAAGGAATCAATCTATTATTCCACGTTCACGTCAAGTTAGAGCTCAGAGTTTAGTCACACAACACTCAGGGTTAGATTTGTCAGAGCAGCTTTCCCTCTGCAGAGTATGTTGAACAAATGGATCTCTCGTTCCCAGGACCAGGACAAAGTCACAAGgaagcctgggaggaaggataggattgtggttaaggcacaagaCTGGGAGGCAaaacacctgggttctgttcctagctctgaaactgactcactgtgtgggtGAAATAAGGGGCCTCTGTCTATCAGATCCCCCTTGTGGCAAGATGGGGAGCTACACTAACTTGGTTCCACCACCTGATGCTCTCACACCCAACTCTGTGTCAAGTCCTTGTTATAACCTGATTTTtcctggccagatcctcagcagtcTCTGGCTCCTTCAGGGTAATGGGGAGTCAGAAGTTCCATGGCTCTAGTAGGCATTAGTCAGCCCTAGGTCTCCTGCATTTAGAACCTTCTTCTCCATAAGCCCCTGGCTAGAGTACGCAGGGGAGCCCAGGCAGGCCCAACTCACCGGGTTCAGCTCAGGGCCCATTTGGATCAGCCAGAACCACTCTTTGTTAGCCCCTTGCTGCTACCTCCTGCCTTTCCCCCTCTGTAGTCTTGccccatgtctctctctctttggagtGTTAGCCGTTCACCAGCCTGCTAGAGGGCAGCTCTCTAGCAGCTGCCTTTCTTCTCAGGAACTCCTCTTCTAACTGAggtccttaattttttttttttatcatgccCAGGTGCGTCCCTGCCTAATTAACTGCCTCTCAGTATCCTTGGGTGAACCTGAGTGGCCTCATTCCCCATTGTGGAGCCTGTAAGAGGTGGGCTGGAGCCCTGAGCCTTCAAGGTCATTTACCCTCTGACCATGCAGTGGGcaaatcccttcccctcctcttacCAGTAATGAAAATAAGGTCCCTACCCTGGGGAATTTACAGTTccagggctagattctgatctcactcacaCAACTCAGAATGAGGAGCATATGGTCTCAGCAGTGGTGTTTATGAGCATCCGAGGGTACCACAGCTGAGTGTGAAATCTGAGTGAGGCCTTAATTATGCCAGCAAAGTGTTGGCAACCACAAATTAGGGAGGGGGTGAGAAAGGGCAGGGATCCAGGAAAAGCTATGGAGAAAGACCCCTTGTTCTGTACATGCCCTGTGGCTTCCTAGGTTAATTGTTAACATATGGAAGGTGAAGGGACAGAAGAGCCGGGCTGTGGCATTACATCAGAAAGAGCCTACACAGACTCTTTGTAAAGTGCCAGACTTTCGTCCAGCCTGGCAGCCCTTCAGAGAGCAGTGCAGCCagctccctcccagcccagctctaGCTTCCCTTACCTGTCCAGTGAGGGGTGGTAATTCTCATCTCGCAGGTCGTCAGTGTAAGTGAGGTCATCTTCTTCAGTGAAGTCTTCATCCTCGTCCTCTTCCTCTTTGGGCTCAGGCACCTCCTCTGATTTTTCCTCCAAACCTGGTGCACTGCAAGAATCAAATGTCAAGAGAGCGGGTTGGAGCCATGGTTCTGAGGGGAAGTCTCTGAGGGCTCTGTGGCTCCTGATCCCACCATCTCTCCTCATAGCCTGATGGCCGTCCTGTCTACACATCCCTGTCAGGCACTGGCCTTTCTGCTGAAGCTACTCACAACAGGGCTGATGCACTATAATAGGGATGGGACAAGACTGCCCCACTGGGAACTGGCTTGAGAACTCAGCAGTTATTTTCACACCGGACATTGTCAGATGGGAGTGACTCTGTGTCATCGCAGTCCTGGAGATACAGGACAGCTCCTCTCTAGTCCCAGAAGCACATGTGCAGGGGATAGGTAAGCACCAAGGACAGATGATGAAGAGGAGAGCCACCATCACTCACCTCTCCGGCTCTACCCCTTCTGTGCCAGCCTCTGCCTCTGCCAGGAGAGCTGTAGAGAGAGAAACTAGGTGCAGTCAGTTGAAGGGTGAGATGGAACCATGAAACTGAAATctgcagagaagggacagggaaggaaggagcaaccgcaatggtgggggagagagtgCAGGGAAGGTTTGGGAGGAGAGAGGAATGCAGAGTGACAATGCCTCGGGGAAGGGAACTAAATCCTCATTCAGGGAATAAACCAACCACTAACAGGCCGGAGGAAGGGGGCTAGGAAGAAACTATAAACAAGTTGTTCCATAATTGTCCAATAGGGAGTTTCTTGCCCCTTCTATGAAGCACCTGATACTGGTCACTGAGGGATAAAGGGCTAGATAGATACAGTCTGATCTGTTCTGGTAGTTTCTGTGTTCCAGCCCTTGTTCTTCCATACTTGGAGGACACCCAAAGCCACCCCTCTCGGGATCTCCAGGCTGGACCACTGCCCCATGCCTAACATGGGGCTGCATTTGAAAGTTTCACAGAAGGCAGGATACACTTGCCAACTAGGtcagcagtgtgaacagcacaGGATGCCTGCTCTGGTTCCCAATTCGCTTCCAGGACAGATGTGGATCTGAAAAGTTCTCCAAGGAACCTGGGCCCTCGTCACTAAAAAGACCTGTCTCTCTCCCCATGAATAGCAGGGACACGCTGGGTGCTTTCAATAAGGCCACGTCCTCACTTTAAGCATCACTGAGCCAGTGACCTGGGTAGTTACAACACAGTTAAAAGACGCAGCAAAGAGGAGACCTACCCACATTCCTGGAACTTAATGAAAGCCTTGCAGGGCACTGGGACTCAGTGACCCACCCTTGTTCCTGTAACTGATTTAAATCTCTGAAACATCCAAGGCTTCAGCGTGGTTTTAGGGTAGATGCTTAGTTTTCAAGCTGCAGTTTGATGGAGTCTGGGATGCACATGATGGGAACATTTAGGTGTTGGTGTTTGGCAAGGGGGGTCCCCTTCCTTTTCAACTCGTTTCTCCTCTTGACTCGAAAgtgcctgaatctgcagacagtCAGGGCCTGGTGTCAGGCTCCTGTACTGTCCAGGGCTGGGGGCAAATGTAGGTGGATAGGGACTAGTTTAGAAGAGGGTGGTTATTATTACGGGATCCCTACCATTACTGTGGATGGAACTAAGACTCATGGGTTGCTTGTTTGCTTAACAGAGTCCAGCTGATCCCCTTCAGAGAGGGAGGAGGTGGTATGATGTGGAGGAAGGGCTATTTGAACTTGTATTTCCAATGTATGGGGGAGCTGGCTAGCCTgtactctgggctgggagtgccaTGGGGGATTTGGAGTTAACAGGGGCACAAGAAATCAAGGGACagtggagagagggaagaggaatCCCAGTTTTGGCTGGACTGGAAGAGAAGGCTGTGAGGCCCTGGGAAAGGGAAGGCTGGTCAGCTGCATCTATCGTGCCACCCCATGCTTGCATGGGGGTCTGGGATTGGGGGGGGTCCTGCTCACTCCCTCACCTGCATCAGTGTCAGTGCTCTCTGCTCCTAGCTCTCCGCTGTGGTCCATGCTGCTGGTGGATGATGGAGCTGCCATTCTCTCCACCACCCCACTGTCCCCAAGGGGGCTGAGCTCCACCTTAACTATCATCCCAGAGGAATCCTGGGCAAGCACTGCCCTGCGGAGTGAGCGCCTGCGGCTGGTAAGTGGGGAAGGTGGTACGATGGGCTCTGAGCTGGCCCCTCTGTCCTTCTTGCGCCGGGAGGCAGCTTTGGTGGTTTGTAAACTACCTCCTGGTGGGGCACAGCCCTGCTCTTCCGGTGCAGGAGGGCCCCAGGAGAAGGTGTGTCCAGCCATGCACTCCCACACTAGATTCCCTGGGGCCCCCTTGTCGCTTGGTGAGGAGGTCTTCACATTGGGGATCAAGCTGCACTCCTGGCTGTGAACATGAGACAGGACGACCAGGCGCTGCAGGGCATCCATTGGGAGGGCGCTGGGATCTGAGCCACCCTgccctgggggagagagagggaaaccAAATGTAAACCACAGTGTGCCCCAAGCATCATTTAACCTGTCCATCCCTGCCTATAACCCAAGCACCCACAGGGGACACTGCACCATCCCAACATTTACCTCAACCTCTCCATATAATCCTACCCCTCTGGGGGAGCCACagcaccctcccctcctccccataacCCAACTTCCTGGTCATGTGACTctaagcacccctgtattcataCACTGTACATTACTGGAATAGTCTTTGTACAACAtatgccttatgaggtatcacttgaaaactaataactcactgatcattaatattcttgcatgatgtatGGACACAATGTGTGTTAAGAGTTATGGATATAGACTAGAACTGTGAGTAAAGTATGTTTAAATGAGACCAGGAGCCAGGCTGTCGGGGAGAGACAGTGAAGGTCCATTTACATATCAAATACCCAAAGCTATCAAGCTAACAAGTGGGGGAAGAGACAGCATGGGGTCTATGCCCCAACAAGGCAGAGAAGCTTGGTCCAAGTTTTACTTTTCAAAAAAAATATCGCCAAGTTTACTGGTCTATAAACATGGGGGTAGGGGGTTTGACCCtcaagttataagcaattgaatcaactggatTGCATACAATATTAGTATATTAGAAAAGTGCACAGAGTGAGGTTTTTTCCGAAAGCCAGTAACACACTGGTTAACTggtaatatcattgtgaaatgtatgtataaaCACAATATGAGAAAATATGGATACTTAATGATATCATGCTTTAAAGTGTGTGGTCAAACAGAGAGAAACAGGCCCCCACCCAGACAGGAACCAAGGCAGCTATCTGTTTCCAGTACAATTAAGCAAAGTGTGaccaaaaacaatggaagccctatTTACTTAGAAATCATCAGGAGGATGGGAAGTCCACAGGACAGAAAGAACAGCATGAGATCAATCTGCCTCTTGAGACAAagtcattgaactttggaagatataagcagAGAGAGAAGCCATGTCTGGCATCCATCATTAGACAGACGCAAGGGAACAGAACTCttacaagctgagaaagatgTGCCCTTCAACCAAGGGAggggttgaagtctctggaaactgaGAATAGGCAataaacctgcttaggcaaaaaTCTTTCACCTAGGGAGACAAGGAAAGCCAACATGTTGTATTTCTGTGGAAGGCCTGACCGAGGGAAAGTGAACCACAGCTGTGAAGAAGGAAGCATGGAGACAAAAACATTttgaacaaagcctgtacctCACTAGATTCAGTCTTAGACTTTTCAATCtgtattttcacttttatttgcttgtttccctttctaactttattcctttcacttggtatcacttaatctATGTCCtgctaataaacttgtttcatttttattataaacCAGCTCAGTTCCGTTTGCAGGGAAGGGTGTATTTATCCTGGTTAATAAACTGTGATAAACTTTTGTCTCTTCAAAGGAACAAGCTGACcatattatttctctgaactgtccaggagaggaccggacattgcagagcacatggttttgggaaaattcaggactgggagagTGTTGGGCTAAACTTGTTGGTTGTAACTAAGACTGGTGGAAGCCAGAACAGGGCTGTAGACtcgctgctggggtcagagctgctgaacccaggctgtctagcacacagacactcagggtgtaaCCTACATACTTGTAGGCTGGCTGTGAGCATCCCAGGCTgtaggctacagcagcaaagcactgtACAGGACCCAGGATTGCAGGGCAAGCAGTGACACAACCCTTTAGTGGTCTGGATCACACTCCAACACTCTTTGACAGTGGTGTAGTCGAAATAAGATTTATACACAGCTTGCTATTTTAACTGAGGTTTGCACTCCAAGCACTAGTAGAATAGTTTTAAGTATTTTTCAAGTGAAAAGGCTGGGGAGAGTCAAAGAAAGGTTAGTTTTATTGTTTTCTGTTTATTTCAGGGAAGGAAATAGAACAAAGGAAAGCATAAAGATGAGTCACAAGCAGAAAAGGCAGTAGGAGAAAAGAAGCAGACACTGAGCTCACCAAGAAGCAATCAAAAGAGCTGTACGCACAGTGAGGTCTGTCAGCAGCTGATCAGAAGCAAACGGAGCCATAAGGAAGGATGGGGCACCTGCTTCAAACCAGGGGCCAGAGGGGATCCCTTTTTCTCCTACAGAGCATGCTTGTAGGGTGACTGTGAGCATCCCAGGCTGTGCACTGCAAAACATAGGCGCCGAGTTCTGCCGGCACCTGTGGGTGCTCGACTCTGCTctgactccaccccttccccaaagttcctgccccaactccaccccctccctgcccctattcgaTTCCTTCCCCAAATTCCTGCCTTGGCCCCGCCTCCTTACCTAAGTGTGCCcacgttcccgctcctcccccctccctcctggagcttgttactccatgaaacagctgttttgcggcagcaagcgctgggaggtaggcggagcaGTGGGGGTGTGGGTGCGCtcggggagaaggaggaggtgaggtgaggtggggaggggagcttggctgccggtgggtgcagagcacccacaaaTTTTTCcgtgtgggtgctccagccctggagagcGCATAGAGTCAGCTCCTATGCTGAAAAGCACGGTAGGACACCCAGGGTTGCAGGGAAAGTGGGACACAACCTCttactggtctggactgcacTCTGAACTCCATGATGGGGGGGCCACAGCACCACCCCCATATAACCCAATACACCTGGAGGCCACAGCAATATCGCCCTAATTAACTCTAACCCACTGTGATAGGATGTAAGCAGGGTTAAGGAGCAGCTCTGGGCCCTGGAGGCTCCGCTCAGCTTCATCTGCTGGGTGTGCTCACAATGGACGTGGAGCTTGAAAGGGCACGGTGCAGTCTGGGTGGTCAGTGCAAGGGAGCAGACCTTCCCTGGTAGCTTCTGCAGGGATACACCAGGAGTTCCACACTGTCTGAAGCAGACCTCAATATGGAGCTGCAGGCCACCATCAGAGAGATAGCAGAGTGAGGGTGAGGAACCTCTGGATCCCTTACAGTTGAGTATGTATTGCAAGTCAATAACCAGGCCCCCACTGGGCCTCAGAAGAGGCAAGGGGTACCGTAGAAGAAACCTAGGAAGCAGACTTAGTGATACCGTTGAACTACCAGCCCCAGGGCCCTGGGTCACAACCAAGCGGAGCGGTGGGCCTAGGTTCCCCTCCTGGCAACCCACAGACTTGAGCTACTAGACGGTACTACCAAAAAACAGACTTGAGCCACAAGGGAGTATAGAGAGTTAGTGCCCCAGACACAACgtgatccctcccccacatcaccacTGGGGCTGAAGCACAGTCAACCCCCACCATGTAATCCTTCTCCCTGACATGACTGTCACTAAAGGGGGGATCCCCCCCACTGCATCTCCCTTTTTAGAAGGACACTCAAAGCTGCATACCCTTCCCCGCAAGGAGAAGTGTGTGCAGAGTCACAGAGACCCCATTTGGGCAGAAGAGGTGCCTACCTGCACTCAGCACGCAGCCCTGGGAAGTGTACCTGCAGCAGAGAAAGTCGGGACAGAAGGTGAGAGACTGAGTGAACAGCGAGGGGCAAGGAGGGAACCCTGAAAACacagatcctgcaccccctggctgaGCCATCCACCCAGAAAAGGGAACCTGCTCCATGACCTTCATCACTCCACTCCAAAATCTCAACCACCACACGGGACAGGCATCAAGATCAGATGCCAGGGAAATCAGGGGAAAGGACATACTGGAGCTTGTcagggaaatggggggggggggggggggaggggggaatgcttGGGACAAGAGGAACCTGTGAGGATCTGGGAAAGATGCACAAGGGGCTCTGTGGGGaaatgggggctgtgaggagggtGGGCCCTGTTAGGGGGAGGTAGGCTGTGAAAGAAACCAAGGGTCTCCTATGTCCATTCTACAGAGCCCCCgccacttccccctcctcccatagGACCTCTCTCTCATACCCTGGCACCTGCTGTGGGACCAGTActcccatccctccctctccagTCACTTCTCACCTGTCGATCAGGTACTTGGCCAGTTGGGAGTGCAGGGAGAAGCCCAGCTGCTCCTTGAGCTGGCACCACTGCTCCAGGTGGCCCCCGATGCGGATGCGGCACTTGCTGCGCCGGGCGTCCAGCTCCTTCCGCTTCTGTTTGCGGATGCACTCAGAGGCCCGCTGGCggccctgctgcctctgctccatCCTCCCAAGAAGGAGGCTGCCtgcctgggagtggggagagagaggctagggCATGAGCTGCAAACCTCTTGGGGCTACACAGAGGGAGTGGTGCTGAGATCCTGTCTCTGCCGCAGTTGGAGGCACACCGAGACAGATACAGGGGGCAGTGAGCCCAACTAGGGCATTAGTGGGGGTGAGGAAAGCTTCTGAGAACCCAACTACTGAAGACTGTACCCACCAAAAGAAATAGTGTGCGGGGTGAGGGACCAAACAAGGTAGAGGGACCTCTCAGTAGAGATCCGTCAGTCAGGAGAAGGCAAGGGGAATATCCCAGGAAGAAATGGGTCTGAGGGGGGGAAGGAAAGAGGACTATCACAtcattagggtgcagggggataagGGGTGTGGGAGACAGGCCTCCCAGAGAGATTCTCAAaggcctcttccctcccctgctgtattaatttgtctaaaaatagtcagtttaATCAATAACACCCAACTCCTTTCCTACCAAAGGAGTAAATCAATCTATTAATTCATTGTGCAGTGCCCTTGACTTGCTGCTCCCATGAGTGCATCCCTGGGACCCCCTGTGCCCTGCCCTTCTCACCACATGGGGGATAGTGGGACCCAATGCCCCACTCCAGCTTGCCTCAGTAAGATTCCCTGAACAGGGCCAGGCCCCACACCCATCCTGCGCCAGTCACCAACTCGGCTGCCCAGGAACCACACAGCCCTAGAGCTGCCACCCCACACTGCCTGCCGTGcccctccttagctctgcccaccACTCTTGTCCCTCCCACCATAGCCCATCCTTAGCTCTGCCCACCACTCTTGTCCCTCCCACCATAGCCCCTCCTTAGCTCCGCCCACCACCCTTGTCCCTCCCACCATAGCCCCTCCTTAGCTCCACCCACCAGTCTTGTCCCTCCCACCATAGCCCCTCCTTAGCTCCGCCCACCAGTCTTGTCCCTCCCACCATAGCCCCGCCCCTACTCCTTAGACCCACCTCTGCCCCATTAcagcccctcccctttccctcagCCTCACCCATGACCAGAGTCCCTCCAATATTCATCAGCCccatctctgcccttccccttctCAAACCCACCCCTTGCCCTCCCAACACAGCCCCTCCTCAGCTCCACCCACCATCCCTGTCCCTACCACCACAGCTCCTCCCAttttcctcagccctgcccctcccccatcataGCCCCTCCGCCCGACTCCCCCGCCCCTACCACCGTAGCCCAGCCCCTTTTCCTCAACCCCGCCTCTGCCCCATCAGAGCCCTCCCCCACGGCCCGGATCACTCTCCCCTTCACTCAAGCCGCGCTTCCAGCCGGGCGCCTCTGGCCAATTAGAGCGAGGCGCGCGGCAGGAGCGGCCGTTGTGCGGAGAGAGGTGGGTGCGCGCGCCCGCGCGCGCTAATCCCCCTTTGCTCGCCCCCTCCCCAACTGCCTCTTCCGTTTTTCCGCCGCGGTACCTTAAAGTGGGCCCGTCGGGGCAGAGCGCGGGATGGGGGCAGCACTGGGCCCCGCTCCATACCCCCGAGCCCGACCTGGAGTCCCGCACCCCTTTCTCCGAGCTCACCCCGAGGAGGGGAGGGCCCACCCTGGGGCCGTGTCCCCTTTAAGAGACAGaccacccccccctcccccatcgctTACACAGCGCTGGCGGAGACCGTGACAAGATGGCGGCGCACCCCCAACTCCACAAGCTCGAGAGGAGCGCGCTTGCGCCGCGGATACTCCCCGGCCGATAGAGAGAGAGTGTGGCCCGGTGCATCACGGAAAATGGAGTCCTGCGCGCAGTGACTGACGGGATTTGGAGTCTCCGGCTCAGCGCCGAAGGGCACCTCGGCTCTCACAGGGGCATCATGGGAGTTACAGCATTTATCCATGCCAGAGTTAGATGCTCTTGGCTTTTCCCTTGCCCTGGTGCATGATGGGAGCTGTAGTCTTGTGTCCCTGGGCATGATGGGAGCTGTAGTCTTGTGTCCCTGGGCATGATGGGAGCTGTAGtcgcgacccccccccccatgtaagaGGGAGCTCTAGTCTTGTGCCTGTGCTGCATGATAGGAACTGTAGCCGTCAAGCTCCCATTTGGCAAGGGACTTAAGCACTCGCCTGGCTGGGAACACAAGAGTACTCTTGATTGCAATAGTGCTGTGCATGCATTTAAGTATACTCCTGGGGGAGTTCTGTACCACTGCTGCAGAATTCCTGgcccctgcaggttttttttgcttctctcacagaaaaatgactgctgatagggaagctgcaagagtggCTATGTGTCCTTCCGAAGTAGTGCAGTAGGGTGGTTCGGGCACCAGGAGCAGGCTGGTAGAGACCTAAATCACCTCCGGGGGGCTGAGCTGCGGcgtatgtgtgagtgtgtgtgagagagagagagatcccccTCACTTGCTGTTGCAGTATGGTTGATGTGCAAGGGCAGGAATTTgggggtgtttctgaggaggtaggCATAGGGCAGGCCCTGTTTCCTCAGATGGaacagaatgtagcagcctgcctgcttagtgaattgttcctgttgtctttgtgaattcccccaggagtataaaacaggGGTAAacattttaaggctcctttactttgccagagtgatgtaaaggacagtatggccttataaatgcttatggtgttttagtgattagaactggtctaaatttttggactgaaaaaatttcctatCAGAATGTGCttcatgaactgtttgctactgacttTTCTGGAGATGGTtagtagccaatataaattgaGTTTGATTCCTCAGCACTCACTTGATTTTCAGTTGCCTATTACGTAACACTGAGCCTATGACTTTTTGTATTTCTTGACTAATTACTAGAAGTAAAGGGTCAAATCTAGCTACATTACTATCAGACAAAGGGGTTTGGTGATTTCCTCCTATGCTCCCAACTCCCATTGTAATAAATTACCTATATTATTGAAACCAGCATGATTATAgtgtattattttgacaaataaaacatgcagaatttttaattttttggcaaagaattcccccaggaatattaAGTACCTTCCTGAACTGAGACCTTAAAGAGCCCAGAAATGCAGTTCAATGGCCCTATCATCCTCCGTTTAGGAGGATTTTCTGGTctcaaaaaggaaacaaaactatAGCCT from Gopherus flavomarginatus isolate rGopFla2 chromosome 12, rGopFla2.mat.asm, whole genome shotgun sequence includes the following:
- the LOC127032787 gene encoding LOW QUALITY PROTEIN: zinc finger protein 692-like (The sequence of the model RefSeq protein was modified relative to this genomic sequence to represent the inferred CDS: inserted 1 base in 1 codon), which encodes MGEGGVVCLLKGTRPQGGPSPPRGELGERGAGLQVGLGGMERGPVLPPSRALPRRAHFKAGSLLLGRMEQRQQGRQRASECIRKQKRKELDARRSKCRIRIGGHLEQWCQLKEQLGFSLHSQLAKYLIDRYTSQGCVLSAGQGGSDPSALPMDALQRLVVLSHVHSQECSLIPNVKTSSPSDKGAPGNLVWECMAGHTFSWGPPAPEEQGCAPPGGSLQTTKAASRRKKDRGASSEPIVPPSPLTSRRRSLRRAVLAQDSSGMIVKVELSPLGDSGVVERMAAPSSTSSMDHSGELGAESTDTDAALLAEAEAGTEGVEPESAPGLEEKSEEVPEPKEEEDEDEDFTEEDDLTYTDDLRDENYHPSLDSDSELKREQSQTKSRKRPVKGAQLPTETSPANGSPSEEQAVQSSRKKRGQPSNKDLAQIGPKRIRKATKREMLLCDFEGCGKIFSNRQYLNHHRKYQHVHQKTFTCSEPSCGKSFNFKKHLKEHEKLHSDKRDYICEFCARPFRTSSNLIIHRRIHTGEKPIQCEICGFTCRQKASLNWHMKKHDAHSFYQFSCDICGKKFEKKDNVTAHKSKSHPEVAAGPAQATPEMPEPAHQDAPSPPPTLTEETPTEDHPXGPCPLVTEQLEIPALSHSKMEKAERPVSSITASSE